The nucleotide sequence CGGCCCGCGAGCTGGCCGCCAACGACCCGCTGCGGCTGGGCGCCGCCACGGCGTTTTTCACCACGTTTGCCCTGCCGCCCATCTTCATTATCCTGATTCAGGGCCTCAGCTCCCTGTATCCAGCCTCAGCGGTGCGCGTGATGCTGCTGGGCAAGCTTTCCAACCTGCTGGGCGCAGCCGCCGCCGGCCTGGTCGAGCAAATCCTGCAGAACGTCACCAACGTGGAGCGCAGCCGCCTGGTCACGTGGTTGGGCTTTGGCTTTCTGCTGTTTATCTCCACCACTCTGTTCGTGGTGATTCAGAACTCGCTCAACCAGCTCTGGCAGATCCGGCCGCGGCGCAGCGCGGGGCGGCTGGGCAAGGTCCTGAAGGAGCGCAGCCGCTCACTGGGCGTGCTGGTGGCCACCGGCGTGCTGTCGTTGCTGGCGTTTCTGACCGACGCGGTGCTGGCCTTCCTCGGCGACTACGTGCGCGACTTCGACGTCGACTTCAGCTACTACCTGTTTCAGTTCTTCAACCAGTTCACGTCGCTGCTGATTCTGGCGGCCTGGTTTGCCGTTACGTTTCGCAACCTGAGCGCGGCCCGGGTACCCTGGCGGGCGGTGCTGCGCGGAGCGGCCCTCACCGCCATCCTCATCGACCTGGGCGAGTTTGTGCTGGGCTACCTGCTGGTGCCGCGCAACCTGGGCCCCATCTACGGCCCGGCCTCCAGCATTGTGCTGGTGCTGCTGTTCGTGTTCTATTCGGCCATGATTTTCTACTTCGGCGCCTGCTTCACCAAAGCATACGCCCACTACGCCGGCATGGACATCAAGCCCAAAAAGTCCGCCGTGCGCTACCGGCTGGTAGACGTGGAGGAGTGAGCCGCCTGTCATTGCGAGGACGCAGGGCATTCCGCGCATCAAGCTGCGTCAATCTTTCCTCTTGTAGCAGACACCTTGCTAAGCAGAAAGCCCTCCGGCAAAAGGTTACTAACCTAATGCCGGAGGGCTTCACTGTGAATTGACGCGCACATTTTTTAGAGGAAGGATTGCTTCGCTCTGCTCGCAATGACAATAAACGCTACCCCAGATACGCCCGGCAGGCGTCGGCGCAGGCTTTGCAGGCGGCGGCACACTGCTGGCAATGGTCGTCGTTGTGCTTGCCGCACTCGTTCTGGCAGAGCTGGCACACCTCAATGCATTCCTTCATGATGTGCCGGGCGTGCTCCGAGCCGCGGGCCACTAGGCGGGCCGTGAGGGCGCAAATGTCGGCGCAGTCCCGGTCGAGGCGGATGCAGCCCACCATGTGCTGCACGTGCTCTTCGGCGAGGCAAGAGGTGGCGCAATGCTCGCAGGCCGCCACGCAGCGGTTGAGGGCGTCGAGCAGCAGTTGTTTGTCGAGGGCGGAAATGGTGGACTGGCTCATAGTAAGTGGAGGTAGGAAGGAATGAACGGATACTGATACCGCAGTGTACGCGCGTCTGGCCCGGATGGCCATGCAGAAGTTGGCCGGAACCCGGCACCTTGCCGGCCGGGTTATGGTTACGTCTCTGCTTTCACCCCGCTTGGTTTCGCCCTATCTTTACCCCATGTTATTTGCCGCCGAACCCCTCGCCCCCACGCTCGAATCTGCCCGTAAAGTCCTCAAGCAGTACTACGGCTACGATACCTTCCGGCCCATGCAGGAAGACATCATCGAGAACATTCTGGGCGGCCGCGACACGGTAGTGCTCATGCCCACCGGCGGCGGCAAATCGGTGTGCTTCCAGGTGCCGGCCGTGGTCAGTGAGGGCGTGTGCGTGGTGGTGTCGCCGCTGATTGCGCTGATGAAAGACCAGGTGGAAGCCCTGAAGGCCAACGGCATTTCGGCGGCCTACATCAACAGCAGCGTGGGCCAGAGCGAGCAGAACGCCATCTGCGGCGACTGCCTCAACGGCTACATGAAGCTGCTCTACGTCAGCCCCGAGAAGCTGCTCTCCGAGGGCTTCCTGCAGTTTCTCAAGCGGCTTCGCATCAGCATGTTCGCCATTGATGAGGCCCACTGCATCAGCTCTTGGGGCCACGACTTCCGGCCCGAGTACACCCAGCTGCGGGTGCTGCGCGAGCAGTTTCCGCAGGTGCCCATCATTGCCCTCACCGCCACCGCCGACCGCCTCACCCAGCGCGACATCCAGCAGCAGCTGCGCATGCACGAGCCGCAGGTGTTCCTCTCCAGCTTCGATAGGCCTAACC is from Hymenobacter yonginensis and encodes:
- a CDS encoding YihY/virulence factor BrkB family protein, which gives rise to MTKVHAPGPTRRRLFLDILILLRRAARELAANDPLRLGAATAFFTTFALPPIFIILIQGLSSLYPASAVRVMLLGKLSNLLGAAAAGLVEQILQNVTNVERSRLVTWLGFGFLLFISTTLFVVIQNSLNQLWQIRPRRSAGRLGKVLKERSRSLGVLVATGVLSLLAFLTDAVLAFLGDYVRDFDVDFSYYLFQFFNQFTSLLILAAWFAVTFRNLSAARVPWRAVLRGAALTAILIDLGEFVLGYLLVPRNLGPIYGPASSIVLVLLFVFYSAMIFYFGACFTKAYAHYAGMDIKPKKSAVRYRLVDVEE
- a CDS encoding four-helix bundle copper-binding protein — translated: MSQSTISALDKQLLLDALNRCVAACEHCATSCLAEEHVQHMVGCIRLDRDCADICALTARLVARGSEHARHIMKECIEVCQLCQNECGKHNDDHCQQCAAACKACADACRAYLG